Proteins found in one Chloroherpetonaceae bacterium genomic segment:
- a CDS encoding Mur ligase family protein codes for MSKHHYYFIGIGGTAMASVASALAKSGETVSGSDSGVYPPMSTFLQSQGIPYHTSYSEEQILNSGASHIVVGNAISRGNPELEAALNLRLPLLSMSEIIKTKLIESHTSLVVTGTHGKTTTTSIAAFLADAVGLNTGFLIGGIPENFGYGARPVPNPNASGVFIIEGDEYDTAFFDKRSKFLHYRPDIAIVNNIEFDHADIFASIEEIELSFRRFINLIPKNGILLVNAADSRAVALAKKSLAPVEQFQVCTDREPLGEAEWEAGEIELDSGETRFHIFFRGESVAKVSSPLAGYHNVSNALAAIAAVYHAGEKKKSVSEIAGRLSHFKSPKRRLEVIADNSRRQITVVDDFAHHPTAIRETLKALAQRFPQRRIVTAFEPRSNTTTRSFFQTELALCFELASVVGIGAVNRPERYSESERLNPKKLEMALNENGKAAYATPIPVPENHIDLLAAFITAQVRDGDVVILLSNGSFDGLGQKVIHQLGLNQ; via the coding sequence GTGTCCAAACATCACTACTACTTCATCGGCATCGGCGGCACGGCAATGGCCTCGGTCGCATCAGCCTTAGCCAAAAGCGGCGAAACCGTTTCAGGCTCTGATTCCGGCGTTTACCCGCCAATGTCCACCTTTCTTCAATCTCAAGGAATTCCTTATCACACATCTTACAGCGAAGAACAGATTCTAAACTCAGGCGCTTCTCACATCGTGGTTGGCAACGCGATTAGCCGCGGTAACCCTGAGCTCGAGGCAGCATTGAATCTTCGCTTGCCACTCCTTTCAATGTCAGAGATCATAAAAACAAAACTGATTGAAAGCCACACATCGCTTGTGGTAACAGGAACGCACGGAAAAACTACGACCACTTCAATCGCCGCATTTCTTGCCGATGCCGTTGGATTAAACACCGGCTTCCTCATTGGCGGTATTCCCGAAAATTTCGGCTACGGCGCACGCCCGGTTCCAAACCCCAATGCATCGGGCGTCTTCATTATTGAAGGCGATGAATACGATACCGCCTTTTTCGATAAGCGCAGCAAATTCTTGCACTATCGCCCCGATATCGCCATTGTCAATAATATCGAATTCGACCACGCCGATATTTTTGCCTCCATCGAAGAAATTGAACTTTCCTTTCGTCGCTTCATCAACCTCATTCCTAAAAACGGCATCTTACTCGTCAATGCCGCCGATTCCCGCGCTGTAGCACTTGCCAAGAAATCGCTTGCGCCCGTTGAGCAGTTTCAAGTATGTACAGATAGAGAACCATTAGGAGAGGCGGAGTGGGAAGCCGGAGAAATAGAATTGGATAGTGGCGAAACACGCTTTCATATTTTCTTTCGTGGTGAATCAGTCGCAAAGGTAAGTTCACCTCTTGCAGGTTATCACAATGTTTCCAATGCGCTCGCAGCGATTGCAGCCGTCTATCATGCCGGAGAAAAAAAGAAGTCAGTGAGCGAGATAGCCGGAAGATTGAGTCATTTCAAAAGCCCAAAACGGCGGCTGGAAGTCATTGCTGATAACTCGCGTCGGCAAATCACGGTGGTCGATGACTTTGCACATCACCCCACCGCAATTCGCGAAACGCTCAAAGCACTTGCACAGCGCTTCCCTCAAAGGCGCATTGTGACTGCATTTGAGCCGCGTTCAAATACAACCACGCGAAGTTTTTTTCAAACGGAACTCGCCCTGTGTTTTGAATTGGCATCGGTTGTCGGAATTGGTGCGGTAAATCGCCCTGAGCGGTATTCAGAGTCTGAAAGACTCAATCCCAAAAAATTGGAGATGGCGTTAAATGAAAATGGGAAAGCGGCTTATGCCACGCCTATTCCCGTTCCTGAAAATCATATCGACTTGCTCGCCGCCTTTATCACCGCACAAGTGCG
- a CDS encoding helicase-related protein: MFTQGQIVKNILINEPVKITQVQKIGTDYAITFSGINSNQVGKKMLSEKEIEQCEIISSDGLFDFTGNPLHFKLFAEAERIHSAYQFDPLYAVNCSIVDPLPHQVEAVYKHLLPLPKIRFLLADDTGAGKTIMTGLILKELLARGIIERILIITPGGLTKQWQEDELGFKFNMNFKLVNRSIFTAEPTVFHFSNRVVSSMDFISRPEIMEVLIQTHWDIIVFDEAHKLSAYTYGNKKYFSQRYQAAYQLSKQCEHLLLLTATPHRGRADTFQMLLQLLDEDIFATNDLAETRVKEIEQNGINRFFIRRLKEDMKDWNGKPLYKDRFTQTVSYELTEEEKQLYDEVTNYLTKRKAEAAEEKNIHVSLALTVMQRRLASSLFAIKNTLERRWKSLLSLVEDLEKNPSLWKEKHKLDNFDITNEDDYDDLEDEERDLLERLLNDPKKFKLFTTSKNIDEIRTEANELKRLFEMAKALVDRNQEEKKFHEVQKILRDKGVLENKEKLVIFTEHKDTLDYLKDRLSKSHGYQIATIHGGMSVDERRQAQLEFYTPDVSILIATDAAGEGINLQFCRLLINWDIPWNPNRLEQRMGRIHRYGQKQDVFVFNLVASNTREGAVLKRLLSKLDNIRRAMGDDRVYDVIQDVLENIPLEKILQSVLNGAENEFSQFLSKSDDDHYQIFREKINNQKKELARSSVDYKEARELKDLSDEKRLQPIYIRLFFETAFNSLGGKFTEVRKGIYRIEYLPSLISEILKNEYNLNPEIISSIKFCFDKQIFLEFQNFGDIGRLQFINPGNILFDSLLRVVIQQYRESMLKGTVLVSAEDTHEHFAYLVKSQITDNRSNNNGESVADEKLSLVFRNQTNTWEQTSPAKIIDLKPPLVFAKTYLPPSPVQLNDIEEWSYLNITKPQYDEAQSRIRADIDSRKRNIDEAFTQLLISIQQDISDLQGKLLFGDPRSSEKLIEKEKRYKELIDRKKVRLSDLERMTELSKKPPEVLGCAYIIPLSKLEYESFFGMSRDEEVETIAMNFSMDFEMKDGWVPTDVSKLNEGYDIRSLSPEHLKRYIEVKGRSDQDGNVFLTENEMNRLAQLGETAWLYIVLNCKSIPELYRIRNPAKVLQFTPKGKGIQYFLAMEEWKKVVR, from the coding sequence ATGTTTACTCAAGGTCAAATAGTTAAGAATATTTTGATTAATGAACCTGTAAAGATAACGCAGGTTCAAAAAATAGGCACTGATTATGCAATTACTTTTTCGGGAATCAATTCTAATCAAGTTGGAAAGAAAATGCTTTCTGAAAAGGAAATTGAACAATGTGAAATTATCAGTTCTGATGGCTTATTTGATTTTACTGGGAATCCACTTCATTTTAAGTTGTTTGCTGAGGCAGAACGAATACACTCCGCTTATCAATTTGATCCGCTATATGCTGTCAATTGCAGTATAGTTGACCCACTACCCCATCAAGTTGAAGCTGTTTACAAACATTTACTCCCACTGCCCAAAATACGTTTTTTGCTCGCTGATGATACAGGAGCCGGAAAAACCATCATGACAGGTTTAATACTAAAGGAACTACTTGCTAGAGGGATTATAGAACGCATTTTAATTATAACACCGGGTGGCCTTACTAAGCAATGGCAAGAAGACGAATTAGGGTTCAAATTTAATATGAACTTTAAACTTGTTAACCGAAGTATTTTCACAGCTGAACCAACGGTATTTCATTTTTCAAATCGTGTGGTTTCATCAATGGATTTTATTTCAAGGCCGGAAATTATGGAGGTTCTCATTCAAACCCATTGGGATATCATAGTTTTTGATGAAGCTCATAAACTTTCTGCATATACATACGGGAATAAAAAATATTTTTCACAACGCTATCAAGCTGCTTACCAACTTTCTAAGCAGTGTGAACATTTGTTATTACTTACGGCCACACCGCACCGAGGGCGCGCTGACACATTTCAAATGCTTCTTCAACTACTTGATGAAGATATATTTGCCACCAATGATTTAGCAGAAACAAGAGTAAAGGAAATCGAGCAAAATGGAATAAATCGTTTTTTTATAAGACGATTGAAAGAGGATATGAAGGATTGGAATGGAAAACCACTCTATAAAGATAGGTTTACCCAAACTGTTTCTTATGAATTGACGGAGGAAGAAAAACAGTTATATGATGAAGTAACAAACTATTTAACCAAACGAAAGGCTGAAGCCGCTGAAGAAAAAAATATTCATGTCTCACTTGCATTAACTGTAATGCAGAGACGATTAGCGAGCAGCTTATTTGCTATAAAAAATACCCTTGAAAGGCGGTGGAAGTCATTGCTTAGTCTTGTGGAAGATCTTGAAAAAAATCCATCTCTTTGGAAAGAAAAGCATAAACTAGATAATTTTGATATCACTAATGAAGATGATTATGATGACTTGGAAGATGAAGAACGGGACCTATTAGAAAGACTGCTGAATGATCCAAAAAAATTCAAGCTCTTTACAACATCAAAAAATATCGATGAAATCAGGACTGAGGCGAATGAATTAAAACGTCTTTTTGAGATGGCCAAAGCCTTGGTTGATCGAAATCAGGAAGAAAAAAAGTTTCATGAAGTACAAAAAATATTAAGAGATAAAGGTGTTTTAGAAAACAAAGAAAAACTCGTCATTTTTACCGAACATAAAGATACTCTTGATTATTTAAAGGATAGACTATCAAAAAGTCACGGGTATCAGATTGCTACGATTCACGGAGGAATGTCGGTAGATGAACGAAGACAAGCGCAGTTAGAGTTTTATACACCTGATGTTTCTATACTTATTGCCACTGACGCAGCCGGTGAAGGTATAAATCTCCAATTTTGCAGGCTCTTAATTAATTGGGATATACCTTGGAATCCCAATCGTTTAGAGCAACGAATGGGTAGAATACATCGATATGGTCAGAAACAAGATGTTTTTGTTTTTAATTTAGTTGCTTCCAATACAAGAGAAGGCGCTGTACTCAAAAGACTACTCTCAAAACTCGATAATATACGGCGGGCAATGGGAGATGACCGCGTTTACGATGTTATTCAAGATGTATTAGAAAATATTCCTTTGGAGAAAATCTTACAATCTGTACTTAATGGAGCTGAAAATGAATTCTCTCAATTTTTAAGCAAAAGCGATGATGATCATTATCAGATTTTTCGAGAAAAAATAAATAACCAAAAAAAGGAGCTTGCACGTTCATCTGTTGATTATAAAGAAGCAAGAGAATTGAAGGATTTAAGTGACGAAAAAAGATTACAACCGATTTACATAAGACTTTTTTTTGAGACAGCTTTCAATTCATTGGGTGGAAAGTTTACCGAAGTTAGAAAGGGAATTTATAGAATTGAATATTTGCCATCACTAATTTCTGAAATTCTGAAAAATGAATACAATCTAAATCCTGAGATAATTTCTTCTATCAAATTCTGCTTTGACAAACAGATTTTTTTAGAATTTCAAAACTTTGGGGACATCGGCCGCTTACAGTTTATCAATCCGGGCAATATCTTATTTGATTCACTTTTGAGAGTTGTTATACAACAATATCGGGAGAGTATGCTAAAGGGAACGGTTCTTGTTTCTGCAGAAGATACACATGAACACTTTGCGTATTTGGTTAAATCACAAATCACGGACAATAGATCAAATAACAACGGAGAAAGTGTCGCAGATGAAAAGCTCAGCTTAGTCTTTCGAAATCAGACAAACACTTGGGAACAGACTTCCCCTGCCAAAATTATTGACTTAAAACCCCCGCTTGTCTTCGCAAAGACTTATCTACCTCCTTCTCCAGTTCAACTTAATGATATTGAAGAGTGGAGTTATTTAAATATCACAAAGCCGCAGTATGATGAAGCACAATCAAGGATAAGAGCAGATATTGATAGTAGAAAACGAAATATTGATGAAGCATTTACCCAATTACTTATATCGATACAGCAAGATATATCAGATTTACAGGGAAAATTGCTTTTCGGTGATCCACGTTCTTCTGAGAAGCTGATTGAAAAGGAAAAACGCTATAAGGAGCTTATTGATCGAAAAAAAGTTCGTTTATCCGATTTGGAGCGAATGACTGAACTTAGTAAAAAGCCACCAGAAGTTTTGGGTTGCGCTTATATTATCCCACTTTCAAAACTTGAGTACGAGTCTTTCTTTGGAATGAGCCGTGATGAAGAGGTTGAGACAATTGCAATGAATTTTTCTATGGATTTTGAAATGAAAGATGGCTGGGTACCCACAGATGTCAGTAAGCTTAACGAAGGGTATGATATTCGTAGTCTTTCACCTGAACACTTAAAAAGATATATTGAAGTAAAGGGTCGAAGCGACCAAGATGGTAATGTGTTCTTAACTGAAAATGAAATGAATCGCTTAGCGCAACTTGGAGAAACAGCGTGGTTATATATAGTTTTGAATTGCAAGTCTATACCTGAACTTTATCGAATTCGAAACCCAGCAAAGGTTCTTCAATTTACTCCTAAAGGAAAAGGGATTCAATATTTTTTAGCTATGGAGGAATGGAAAAAAGTAGTTCGATAA